The DNA window CGCGTCTCGCCGAGCACCGGACGCGGGCCGATCGCCGTCAGGTCGTCGCGGTACAGGGTGATGTCGAGGGTGCCGACCGGCGGGCGCGTGGCCTCGGCGCCCTCGATCTCGCCGGCGATGCGTTCGGCGAGCTGCACGCCGCGCCGCTGGATGCCGAGCAGCGAGAGCCCTTCGACGCCTGCGTTCAGCTCAACGATCTCGCGCGCCATGCGCGCGAGCGTGCGCGTCACAGCGCGCTCGTCCATCAACTGCTGTCGCTGCGGTTCCGCGCTCATCAGGATGTGCCGGTGCGTGACAGGATTCTTCTTCGCGACGGAAGCTAGGCGGGGGGTCTGACAGCGTCAACGCCACGCAGCGGCCACGCTTTACACGATCGTCCCCGGCCCCTACTTTCGGCGGCCAGCCCACTGCGCGATGGCGCGCCCGAGCCCGCCGCGCGACTGGTCCCATCGAATCCCGGAGCTGATCCGAAGATGCCCGTCGAACCCGGCTGGCTCAGCCTGCTGCCGCCGCTCGTCGCGATCGTACTCGCCCTCGCCTTCCGCGAGGTCGTGCTGTCCCTGTTCGCCGGCGTCTGGTTCGGTGCACTCCTGGTCGCGAACTGGAACCCGGTCGTCGCGTCCATGATCAGCGTCGACCGGTTCGTCGTCGAAGGCCTCGCCGACAGCGACAAGATCTCGATCGTCGTCTTTTCCCTGATGCTCGGCGGGATGGTCGGCGTCATCGGCAGGAGCGGCGGCACTCTCGGACTCGTCGAATCGATGCGTGGCCTCGCCACGTCGGCCCGGCGCGGCCAGATCATGGGCTGGCTCGCCGGCATCATCATCTTCTTCGACGACTACGCCAACACGCTGATCGTCGGCAACACGATGCGGCCCGTCACCGACCGGCTGAAGGTCTCCCGCGAGAAGCTCGCCTACATCGTCGACTCGACGGCCGCCCCCATGGCGGCGATCGCAGTGATCTCGACCTGGGTCGGCTTCGAGATCTCGCTCATCGGCGACGCGCTCTCGACTGCGGCCGCGCAGACGACCGACCCCGCGGGCGCCGCACAGCTGATGCAGGGCGCGCAGAATCCCTTCAACGTGTTCCTGCACTCGATTCCGTACCTGTTCTACCCCATCTTCGCACTGATTTTCGTGCTGCTCGTCGCCCTCACCGGCCGCGACTTCGGACCGATGCTGAAGGCGGAGCGTCGCGCGCGGAGCGGTCGCGGCGTGAGCGCGCCCGGAGCGCGACCCGCAGTCGATGTCACCAGCGGCTATATGTCTCCGCCCGAAGGCATCCCACATCGCTGGTACAACGCCGCCGTCCCCGTCCTGACCGTCATCTTCGTCGCACTGATCGGCATCTTCTACACGGGGGCGCAGGAAGCGCCGGCGGGTGCAACGCTCTGGGTTATCGTTGGCGGCGCGGATCCGTTCAAGACGCTCATCTGGGCATCCTTCGCGGGCAATGTGGTCGCGATCACGATGGCGGTCGCACAGCGCGTGCTCCCCCTGGGCGAAGCCCTCGAGGCCTGGGTCAACGGAATGCGTGCGATGCTGCTGGCGATCATCATCCTGGTGCTCGCCTGGGCGCTGGGCGGCGTGACCGAGGCGCTGGGCACCGGCCCGTACCTGTCCGGGCTGCTGCAGAACACGCTGCCCATCGGCATGCTGCCCGTGATCGTTTTCCTCACGGCCGCGGCGATCTCCTTCGCCACGGGCACGTCCTGGGGGACCATGGCGATCCTGTTCCCCGTGGCCATCCCGCTCGCCGTCGCCATGGGTGCCGGCGTCGATTTCGACGGCGGCTCCCATTACAGCATCCTGCTCGGCGTGATCAGCTCGATCATGGCGGGCTCGATATTCGGCGATCACTGCTCGCCGATCTCCGACACCACCGTGATGAGCTCCATGGCAAGTGCATGTGATCACATCGACCACGTGCGCACGCAGATGCCCTACGCGGTCGTGGTGGGTCTGGTCGGCATGCTGATCGGCGACATCCCCACTGCGTATGGTGTTCCCCCCTGGGTTTCCCTCGCGGTGGGAATCATGCTGCTCTACCTGATTCTTCGCTTCGTCGGCAAGCCGGTGGACGAGGGCGGGACGGTTTCCGTCGCGGAGGAACAGCAGCCTGCGGCCGCAGGCATCTGAACGGCGTGGAATGGGCCTGAGTGCGAGCAGGCGAGGAGTGGCGGCCCCCCTCGCTCCGCTCGGCAGATGCGCGGCTGATTCCGATTCTGAGGATCAGCCGCGCGCTGTTTCGCGGCGTGCGCGGAAGAACGCCCGCAGGAGCTCACCGGCCGGCTCCGCCAGCACGCCGGCCGTCAGCTGCATCCGGTGATTCAGCCGCGGATCCTGCACGATGCAGCCGAGCGAGCCGCACATCCCGCTCTTCGGGTCCGCCGCCGCATAGATCAGCCGCCGGATCTTCGCCAGCACCAGCGCACCCGCGCACATCGCGCAGGGCTCGAGCGTCACGTACATCTCCGCGTCGAGCAGCCGTGCACTGCCGACCTTTGCAGCTGCGCGCCGAAGCGCGACCAGCTCTGCGTGCGCGGTCGGATCATTGTGGGTGCGTGTCAGGTTCCAGGCTTCGGCGAGGATGCGATCGTCCTGCACGATCACGGCGCCAACGGGCACTTCCTCGACTGCGCGGGCGGCATGCGCGAGCTCGAGGGCACGCTGCATCCACGCAGCGTCCCGCGAACCGGGGGGTGTGAGCACGACGTCGCCTGCCCGGGGCGCCGGTCGCATCGGGACTCAGGCGTGCGCTGCGAGCTCGCCCAGCGCGCGATCGATGCGTGCAAGCACCCGCTCACGGCCGAGCACCATCGCGACTTCGAAGATCCCGGGCGAGACCGCCTGGCCGAGCAGGGCGACACGCAGCGGGTGGATCAACTTGCCTGCGCCCACACCGAGCGTTTCGGCACATGACCGCAGCGCTGCCTCGAGCGAGCTCTCACTCCACCCCTCCAGCCCGGCAAAGCACTCGTACAGCGCCCGCAGGCGGGCGCCCGTATCCGCATCCTTCCAGTGCTTCGCGACAGCCGCAGGATCGTATGTGAAATCGTCGCTCAGGTACGCCGCACCGTATTTCGCGAAATCGTCGATCGTGCGCGCGCGGGTCTTCAGGAGGTCGATCACGGCGTGCAGCCTCGCGCCATCCTGCCGCAGCGTCGCAGGATCCAGCGTGCCGGCACGCTCGAAGGCATCGAGGACAAGGGGCTCCAGCTCCGCTGCACGCATGCGCTCGATATACTGCCCGTTCATCCACTCGAGCTTCGCCGGATCGAACACCGCGCTCTTGGCGTTGATGCCCTCGAGCGAAAAGCGCGCGACCAGCGCGTCGCGCGTGAACAGCTCTTCCTCCGTCCCGGGGTTCCAGCCCAGCAGCGCGAGGAAGTTGACCATCGCGTCCGGCAGGATGCCCTGGTTGCGGTACTCGCCCACCGCCGTGGCACCGTGCCGCTTGGACAGCCGCTTGCCGTCCGAACCGAGAATCATCGGCACGTGCGCAAACGTCGGGACGGGCTTCCCGAGTGCCCGGTACAGCAGGATCTGCTTCGGCGTGTTGGATACGTGATCGTCACCGCGGATCACGTGCGTGATCCGCATCTCGATGTCATCGCTGACCACCGCGAGGTTGTAGATCGGTGTGCCGTCGCTGCGCAGCACGACGAAGTCCTCGATATCCGCATTCGCGAACCCGATTCGACCGTGCACCGCGTCGTCCCATTCCGTACGCCCTTCCGGCACGTGGAAACGGATCGTGTGCGGCTCGCCGGCCGCAGCGCGCCGCTTGCCATCATCGGACGAAACGGTGCGCAGGCAGAGCCGGTCGTAGCGGAAGGCGTGCGGGTCCGTTCCTTCCGCTGCGCTCCGCCGCTCCTCCAGCTGCTCCGGCGTGCAGAAACAGCGGTACGCCCGTCCCCGCTCCAGCAGCATGTGTGCATCGGCGACATGCCGCTGCAACCCGTCGGCCTGGTGGTACGGCCCCTCGTCCCACGTGAGGCCGAGCCACTCCATCCCCTCCAGGATCGCGGCCGTGTGCGCATCACTCGAGCGTTCGCGATCCGTGTCCTCTATACGCAGCACGAACACGCCGCCGTGGCGACGTGCCAGCAGCCAGTTGAAGAGTGCGGTGCGCGCCCCACCGACGTGCAGATAGCCCGTCGGCGAAGGCGCGAACCGCACGCGCATTTCATCGGATGTCATGAAGGCGGAAGCTAGAGATGCCCTGCAGGAGCGTCAACGCATGTTGGCGAGTGCCCGGCGCAGGTCGCGCACCAGCTCGGCCTCCCGGTCGTGCGCACGCTGCAGTGCATCGACCGCATCCTCGCGCCCCGCCGATGCCGCATCGCAGAGCAGACCGCGGTAGCGCGCAAGCCGGTCCAGGCGCTCGCACAGCTCGCGCTCGAGCGGATGATCGTCCAGCCCCTCATCGTCGGCCAGCGCCCAGAACGCCTCCAGTCCTGGTGGCACGTCATTCTGCATGTGCTCACCCTCGCGGCCGCGCCGCATTTCAGGAGTCCACCGGATCACCGACTTCTGGTGCAAGCCCCGTTCCCGCCACCCTGTCGCCCCCTCCCGCACTTCCCTATCTTGCGCCCGCCTGTTCCGGACACCTTCCAGGAGCCCGCACTACATGCTCAGCGATATCGAAATCGCGCAGGCCGCCGAGCTGCAGCCGATCCACGCGATCGCTGCTCAGCTCGGCCTCTCCGATGACGAGATCATCCCCTACGGCCGCTACAAGGCCAAAATCCCGCTCGACGTCATCGCACACCGTGAAAGCGAGCCCGGTCAGCTCGTGCTCGTCACCGGCATCAGCCCCACCCCGGCCGGCGAAGGGAAATCCACCCTCTCCGTCGGTCTCGCCGACGCCCTCCGCCAGCGCGGCCAGAAGGTCGTCATCGCCCTCCGGGAGCCGAGCCTCGGCCCCGTCTTCGGCATGAAGGGTGGCGCAACCGGCGGGGGTCACGCCCAGGTCGTACCGATGGAGGACATCAACCTCCACTTCACCGGCGATTTCCACGCGATCACGAGCGCCAACGCACTGCTCGCCGCGATGCTGGACAACCACCTCCAGCAGGGCAACGAGCTCGGCATCGACGTGCGGCGTATCACCTGGAAGCGCTGCCTCGACATGAACGACCGCGCGCTCCGCAGCATCACCGTCGGGCTCGGCGGCGTGGGGGACGGCGTGCCGCGCCAGGACCGCTTCCAGATCACGGCCGCGAGCGAGGTCATGGCCGTCTTCTGCCTGGCCAGCGATCGCAACGACCTCGAAGCCCGCCTCGGTCGCATCATCGTGGGCTACGATCGGGGCAAAGCGCCCGTCCGCGCAGAGTCCCTCCGCGCCAACGGCGCCATGACACTCCTGCTCAAGGAGGCGATCGCGCCCAACCTGGTGCAGACGCTCGAGGGGACGCCCGCCTTCATTCACGGCGGACCGTTCGCCAACATCGCGCACGGCTGCAACTCGCTGATCGCGACGCGTGCGGGTCTCGCGCTCGGCGACGTCGTGGTCACGGAAGCCGGCTTCGGCGCTGACCTGGGCGCGGAGAAGTTCTTCGACATCAAGTGCAGGACGGGCGGGCTGCGCCCTGCTGCCGCGGTCGTGGTGGCGACGATCCGGGCGCTCAAGCTGCACGGCGACGTCGCACTCGCGGACATCACGGTGCCGAATGCGGCGGCCGTGCGGAAGGGATTCGTGAACCTGCAGAAGCACGTGGAGAACGTGCGCAAGTTCGGCGTACCGCCGGTCGTCGCACTGAACCGCTTCGCGACGGACACGCAGGAGGAGATGGCGGTGGTGATGGACGGCTGCCGCGAGATGGGGGTGGAGGTCGCGCTGGCGGACGTCCACGCCAGGGGTGGCGCTGGCGGGCTCGAGCTGGCGGACGTGGTGATCGAGACGCTGCAGGGTGGCGCTGCGGACTTCCGGCCGCTGTATGCGCTGGAGCAGCCGCTCATGGCCAAGATCGAGACCATCGCGCGCGAGATCTACGGCGCGGACGGCGTGGACTACGTCGGCACGGCAGCGCGCGACATCGCCCGCCTGGAGGAGATCGGGCTCCGCGACGTTCCCGTGTGCATGGCCAAGACGCAGTACTCGTTCTCCGACAATCCGACGCTGCGGGGGCGGCCCAGCGGCTTCCGCATCAGCGTTCGCGAGGTGACGCCGTCGGCGGGGGCGGGATTCGTCGTGGCGCACACCGGCGACATCATGACGATGCCGGGTCTGCCGCGTCGTCCGGCAGCGGAGGGTATGAAGGTGCTGCCGGACGGAAGTGTGACGGGGTTGTTCTAGGCGTTGTCAGCGACCGTGGGGTGGCGCGTCAGGCGATGTGGGCCCGCGCCTCCTCCTCGGCCGCTTCCTCCTCGGCGAGCTCGGCGTCCCCGCCCTGCCTCACCCACTTGCGGGCCGTGAGGAAGACGAACGCGGCGCCGGCGATGAGGCCGATGATGGGCAGGGCGTAGACGGCCAGGTTGAACCCCTCGGCCTTCGGCTCCATGAGGATCCACTCGCCGTATTTGCTGACGAAGTACGCCTTCACCTCTTCGGGGGTGCGTCCCTCGGCGAGCTGCTGGCGGATGACATCCTTCATCTCCTGCGACAGCTCGGAGGGCGAGTCCTGCAGCGACAGGCCCTGGCACACCGGACAGCGCAGCTCGGCTGCCAGCGTGCGCACATCGCGCTCGAGCTGGGTCTCGGCGACGTCGCCTGCGGGGGGTGTCGCCTGTGCTGCGGCGGCTGTCGGAGCGAGCACGCACAGCAACGCGATCAGCAATCGTCTCATTCCGCACCTCCCTGCACGCGGGTGGCGTCCGCCGTGGACGCCACGGTCTCGGGTCCATCGGCAGCCGGCGGATCGACCGCTTCGATGGCGAGCGCCTGGTCGATAGCGGCGGCCAGCTCGTCGAAGCTCCACGGCCCGATCTTCTTCTGCACGACGAGGCCGTTGCGGTCGATGATGAAGGTTTCGGGCACGCCGTAGAGACCGTAGTCGATCGCGGTACGCGATCCCTCATCGTGGAGCGCGGGGTACGGCTGCCCCCCCATCTGCTCGATCCAGCGGCGTCCCTTCTCGGGGGTGTCATTGTAGAGCACACCGAAGAACTGCACGCCGTGCGGCCCGTACATGCTCGACGCCATCGCGAGTGCGGCGTGCTCGTAGCGGCACTCCAGGCACCAGGACGCGAAGAAGTTGAGCACGACGACCTGGCCGCGGAGCTCCGCCAGCGAGACGGTCCCTTCGCCGTTCTCGATGACGGGCAGGCTGAACGCGGGCGCGGGCCGTCCCGGCAGCGGCGAATCGATGGTGCTCGGGTCGCGCGTGAGGCCGAACGCGAGCAGGCCGATCAGCGGCAGCGTGAAGACGAAGCTGAGGACGACGCGTTTCCAGTTCATGCGACACCTGCCGCACGTTTGCGTGCGCCCGCCGGTGCGGGCGTGGCGCGCCGGCGTGGCCAGATCCCGAAGAGTGCGCCGATCGTGACCATGAAGCCGCCGACCCAGATCCAGCCCACCAGCGGTTCGACGATCACGGAGAGCGTTGCGGTGGAGCCGTCCTGCTCGTTGAAGGCGAGCAGTGTGAGGTACAGGTCGGCGTTTGGCCGCGTGCGGACTGCCGGCGTGGCGACAGGCTCCGCGCTCATGTTGTAGAAGTTGAGGCGCGGGAACATGGTCCCCACCGCCGTCCCCTCCACGAACACGGTCACGTGCGCGCCGACGACGAAGCGCTGCGGCTCCTGCTGCGTGCGCATGCCGTCGAAGCGGACCGTGTATTGCTCGATCGTCACGCTCTCGCCGACGCGCAGCGTCGCCTGCCGCTCTGCGCGGAACACCGTGGACGCGGTGATGCCGATCGCGGCAATGATCAGTCCGACATGGGCGAAATAGCCGCCGTAGCGTCGCGGGTTGGCGTTGATGAGACCGCCGAATGCGCGCAGCCAGCCACCGCCCTGGGCGCGCCGGCGCGCGGCGGTTCCGCGGACATACTCCTGCACGTTGCCGGTCAGTGCGAACGCGGCAAAGGCGAACGCCAGCAGTCCCCAGAAGTCGCGCATGCCGAGCACCAGCGCGGTGCCGAGCGTCAGCACCATTGCAAGCGTCGGGATGAGCAGCTTGCGCTTGAGCTCCTCCACGTTTGCGACGCGCCAGGGCAGCATCGGACCGACGCCCATGAGGAACAGCAGCGCGACCATGATCGGCACGGTCATGCGGTTGAAGAACGGCGCACCGACGGTGACCTTCACACCCCTGACGGCTTCGGCGACCAGTGGGAACAGCGTGCCCAGCAGCACCGTGAAGGTGAACGCAGTGAGCAGCAGGTTGTTCACCATGAACACCGTCTCGCGGGACAGCAGGCTGTCCAGGTGGCCATGCTTGCGCAGCTCACTGGAGCGGCCGGCCAGCAGGGCGAGCGAGAAGATCAGCACGAATGCGATGAAGCTCAGGAAGTAGAGGCCGATCGTGCCTTCCGTGAACGCGTGCACCGAGGAGATCACGCCGCTGCGGGTCAGGAACGTCCCCAGGATCGTGAGCAGGAACGTCGAGATCACGAGCGACAGGTTCCAGACGCGCAGCATGTCGCGGCGCTCCTGCACCATCACGGAGTGCAGGAACGCGGTCGCCGTGAGCCAGGGCAGGAACGACGCGTTCTCGACCGGGTCCCACGCCCAGTAGCCGCCCCAGCCGAGCACCTCATAGCTCCACCACATGCCTGCCATGATCGCCAGCGAGAGCATCGACCAGGCAAACACCGTCCACTTCCGGCTCGCGCGCACCCACGTGTCGTCCAGCCGGCCGGAGAGCAGTGCCCCGATGGCGAAGGAGAACGGCACGGACATCCCGACGTAGCCCAGGTACAGGAACGGCGGGTGGATCGCCATGAGCGGGTGGTTCTGCAGCAGCGGGTTCGGGCCGGGCCCGTCCATCGGTGCCGGCGAGACGAGTCCCCACGGATCGGCCGGCCGCACGAGCAGCAGATAGAAGAATGCGCCGATGCCGAGCATCGTCGCGTTCGCGTATGCGCCCATCGGCCCGAGCCGGTCCCTGGTGAAGTACAGCGCGGCCGCCGTGTAGCCGGCCAGCACCCACCCCCAGAAGAGAATCGAGCCCTCGAGCGCGCTCCACAGCGAAATGACCGTGAAGAACAGCGGCGTCGCCCTGCTCCCCACCTGCGACACGTACTCCACGCTGAAATCGTGGGTCACGAGCGCCGCGATCATCGCGAGGTTCGAGACTGTCATGAGCGCGAAGATCGTGTACGACGCGGCGCGTGCGCTCCGGCTGAGCGCCGCATTGCGCGTGCGCACGCCGGCGATGCCCGCGATCATGCCGTAGACCGCAAGAGCAAGGGACGCCCAGACCGTGAACGAGCCAATCAACCGCAGCAAAGGATGCCTTCCCGCTTGAAAGTCAGTGCGACACTCAGGTCTGGTCCTGCACCAGGCTCCTGTACTTCGTGTGCGGATCCTCGCCCGGCGCCGGCGGGCTGTACTCGTTCGAGTGCTTGACCATCAGGTTGCTCGCCTCGAACACGCCCGCGCGCGTCAGTCTGCCCTCGACGATGACGCCCATGTTCTCACGGAACATCTGCGGCGGCGCCTTGCTGGAATGCACCTCGATGGTCTCGGTGCCGGTGCCCTTCATCTCGAAGCGGAGGTTGATCGCCTCGGCGTCCCACTCGACGGAGCCGGGCACGACCATGCCGCCGAGGCGCACCGGCGTGTCGTACGCCGCTTCACCGCGGGCGAGCAGCTCCGGCGGCTCGAGGAAGTAGACGAGGTTTTCGCCGATGCCGCCGTACACCATGTAGCCGAAGGCGCCGAGTACGAGCACGAGTGCGACGGCGAGCCCGATTCCCTTGCGCGATTTCATGAACGCTTCCTCCCGGTCGTGATTTCAGCCACCTGGTTTTCCGCGCGCCGGCGCCGCCGGTGCAGCGATACTGCATAGACTGCGAACGTGATCCACGTCAGCGCGTAGGCGGCGTTCACATAGGTCCACTCAGACATGGATCGGCCCTCCCGCGAGCGCCGCTTCCTCGCGCCGTGCCTCGAGCGTGCGCTCGAGCCTGGCGAGGTAGTACCGGCTCGCGACGAAGTAGATGAACAGGAACAGGAACGCGAAGGCGTTCAGCCGCAGCGCCAGCGCATAATCCGAGTCCACGGTCCCCGGCGTGGACTGCACCTGGTGGATGGTCCGCCACCAGCGCACGGACATGTAGACGATCGGCACGTTCAGGAACCCGAGGATGCCGACGGCGGCACTCCAGCGCGCGCGCCGCTCCTCGTCTTCCGTGAAGGCCCGCAGCGACAGGTAGCTGATGTAGATCAGGAACAGGATCGCGGTCGTCGTGAGCCGCGGGTCCCACGTCCACCAGACCCCCCATGTCGGCCGTCCCCAGATCGAGCCGAGCGCCAGCGTCAGGCCGGTCATCACGGTGCCCACCTCGGCGGCCGAGGCAGCGGCGTAGTCGTACTTCTCCTGCCGCTTCCAGAGGTAGAGCACGCTCGCGCCGAAGACGACCGTGAACGCAATGAACGCGATCCACGCCGCCGGCACGTGCACGTACATGATCTTCTGCAGGTTGCCCATGTCCCGCTCGGGCGCCGTTGCGAAGTAGCCGAACGCCTGTGCGGCGACGAAGAACAGCAGGCTCAGCACGCCGAATGGCTGGTGCCATTTCGGCCGCGCGGGCAGTGCTGCGGACTCGGTCGAGTTCATCTCATCCCTCGATCACGTACTCGAAAGCCAGGAATGCAGCAACCAGGAACACCACGTCGAACACGACCAGCAGGCGCATCCATGCGCCGGCGTCACCCATGGCGTCACCGGCGAGCACCGCCCCGGTCGCTTCCACTGCGGCAACGAGCAGCGGGATCAGCATCGGGAACAGCAGCAGCGGCAGGAGCACCTCGCGCGCACGCAGCCGGCTCGCCATCGCGGCGTAGAATGTCCCGAGCGTCACGAACCCCAGCGTGCCCAGCGCGATCACCGCGCCGAGCGGCAGCACGAACCGTGCGATCGGCAGGTCGTACAGGAACGCCGCGGTCGGCAGCAGGATCACCTCGACCAGCAGCACGAATGCGAGGTTTGCGATCAGCTTGCCGACGAAGATCGAGCGCCGGTCGCCCGGGTAGAGCAGCAGCATGTCCAGCGCGCCGTTCTCCAGCTCCTGCTCGTAGCTGCGGTTGAACGAGAGTACCCCCGCGAACAGCACGGTCAGCCAGATCACGCCGCCGGCCGCCCGCTGCAGCGCCTCCACCTCCGGACCCAGCGCAAAGCCGAACAGCAGCAGGATCAGCGCGGCCAGAAAAACTACCGCGTTGAAGTTTGCCTTGGTTCGCCGCTCGGCGGTCGCGTCCTTCCAGGCGATCGCCGCCACGCGCCGCGCCTCGGTTGCCAGCATCAGGTGCCCCCCTCCACCGCCTGCAGGTGGCTCCACGCGAAGTCCTGCTCCGCCGCCAGCTCCTGCTGCGCGTCGCGATCCGCGAGCCGGCCGTCCTCGATCCGGACCACCCGGTCGATGAGGCCCCGACCACGCGCCAGCTCGTGCGTGGCAATGATGACCGCGCCGCCCTCGCTTGCCGTGCGGGCCGCAAACCGGTTGACCAGCTGGATGCCGTCCACATCGAAGCTCGCGTACGGCTCGTCCAGCAGGAGCAGCCTGGGCGGCCGCAGCAGCAGCCGCGCGAGCGCGAGGCGGCGGCGCATGCCCGCCGAGAAGCCGCGCACCCGCTCGTCCCGCTCCTCCCCCAGCCCCACCTCCTCCAGTGCTTCACCGATGGCACTGGAATCCGCGCGCTGTCCGTACATGCGAAGTGCGAACGCCAGGTTTTCCCCTGCCGTCAGGTCCTCGTACAGTCCCGCGTGGTGCGCCAGGATGCCGACCGCATCGCGGACCCCCGGCGCCTCGCGCACCAGGTCCTGTCCGAAGACGCGACCGCTGCCACGCGTCGGCCGGATCGCCGTCGTGATCAGTCGCAGCAGCGTCGTCTTGCCGGAGCCGTTCCGGCCCGTCAGCGCAAGCACGGCACCCGGCTCGAGCCGCAGGCTGATCCCGCGCAGCACCCAGCGGGTGCCGAAGCGTCGTACGATGCCCTCGAGCTCGAGCGCGGCGGGATCCGCCGCGGGTGCCGTCCTGGAACGTCCTTCACTCACGCTGTTCAACCCCTTGAGCGACAAGCATATATCATAGCCGACCGGAGGCCCCTTCCCAACCCCTTGCGCCCCGGTCAGACTCCGCTCTTCAGCTCGGTGACGAGCGCCGTCAGCGACTTGCGCGCATCGCCAAACAGCATGCGCGTGTTTTCGTTGAAGAACAGCTCGTTCTCGATACCCGCGAAGCCCGGATTCATGCTGCGCTTCAGCACGATCACCGTCTTGGCCTTGTCGGCGTCCAGGATCGGCATCCCGTAGATCGGGCTGCCCTGGTCGTGGCGCGCCGCCGGGTTGACCACGTCGTTGGCGCCGATCACGACCGCGACGTCCGTGCGCTCGAACTCCGGGTTGATCGTGTCCATCTCGACCAGCTGCGGGTACGGCACGTTGGCTTCCGCGAGCAGCACATTCATGTGCCCGGGCATGCGGCCGGCCACGGGATGGATCGCGTACTTTACCTCGACGCCGCGCCCTTCCAGCAGGTCCGCCAGCTCGCGGACCTGGTGCTGCGCCTGCGACACCGCGAGCCCGTACCCCGGCACGAAGATCACCGAGCGGGCATAGCCGAGCAGCACCGCGGCGTCGTCGGTCGTGAGCGAGCGCACGACCTTGCCGTCCATCGCCGCCCCGCCCGTCGCCTGGACCTGGCTGCCGAACGCGCTGAACAGGACGTTCGCCAGCGACCGGTTCATCGCGCGGCACATGATCTGGGTCAGGATGATGCCGCTCGCGCCGACCAGCGCACCGCTCACGATCAGCACGTTGTTGTCCAGCACGAAGCCCGTCATGCCCGCCGCGATGCCGGAGAACGAGTTCAGCAGCGAGATCACCACGGGCATGTCCGCGCCGCCGATCGGCAGCACGAACATCACGCCGATGATCAGGGCGAGCACGTTCAACACCAGGTACCACGGCAGGTTCGGGTCGACCGCAACCAGCCAGGCCGCCAGCAGCAGGGCGCCACCGAACACGACGGCGCTCACGAACTTCTGGCCAGCGTACGTGATCGGCCGCCCGGTCATGACCTCCTGCAGCTTCGCCCAGGCCATCATGCTGCCCGAGAACGTCAGCCCGCCGATCAGCACGGACAGCATGATCGTGGTCTGGACGTCGTAGGACGGGCTGATCGCGCCTGCCGCGAAGCGCAGGTATTCGTCGCCCGCGACCAGCGCCGACGCAGCACCGCCGAAGCCGTTCAGCAGCGCGACCATCTGCGGCATCTCCGTCATCTGGACGGTGCGAGCCAGGAAGACGCCGAGACCGGTGCCCAGCACCAGCCCCACCACGATCCAGGTGAAGCTGACGATCTCCCAGCTGAGCAGGGTCGCGACCACGGCCACCAGCATGCCGGACGCAGCATAGATGTTGCCCCGCCGGGCGGTCGCCGCCGACGAGAGCAGCTTGAGGCCGACGATGAAGAGGACGGCGGCGACCAGGTACGCCGCGTTGATCAGGAGGGAGAGGCCCCCCGCTTCGGCGCCGTTCATCGCTGTTCCTCCGGCCGCCGGCGGAACATCTGCAGCATCCGGTCAGTCACCAGGAAGCCGCCCACCACGTTGACCGTCGCGAGCACGATCGCGAGCACACCGAGCACGATCGAGAGCGTGGACTCGACCCGGCCGGCCACGACGAGCGCGCCGACAACCGTAATTCCGCTGATCGCGTTGGAGCCGGACATGAGCGGCGTGTGCAGCATCTGCGGGACTTTGCCGATCACCTCGAATCCCACGAAGATCGCCAGCACGAACACGTACAGCGACATCAGCAGCGCCTCACCCACGGGCAGCCTCCTGCGG is part of the Longimicrobiales bacterium genome and encodes:
- a CDS encoding redoxin domain-containing protein, with the protein product MNWKRVVLSFVFTLPLIGLLAFGLTRDPSTIDSPLPGRPAPAFSLPVIENGEGTVSLAELRGQVVVLNFFASWCLECRYEHAALAMASSMYGPHGVQFFGVLYNDTPEKGRRWIEQMGGQPYPALHDEGSRTAIDYGLYGVPETFIIDRNGLVVQKKIGPWSFDELAAAIDQALAIEAVDPPAADGPETVASTADATRVQGGAE
- the ccsA gene encoding cytochrome c biogenesis protein CcsA, encoding MNSTESAALPARPKWHQPFGVLSLLFFVAAQAFGYFATAPERDMGNLQKIMYVHVPAAWIAFIAFTVVFGASVLYLWKRQEKYDYAAASAAEVGTVMTGLTLALGSIWGRPTWGVWWTWDPRLTTTAILFLIYISYLSLRAFTEDEERRARWSAAVGILGFLNVPIVYMSVRWWRTIHQVQSTPGTVDSDYALALRLNAFAFLFLFIYFVASRYYLARLERTLEARREEAALAGGPIHV
- a CDS encoding heme lyase CcmF/NrfE family subunit, with amino-acid sequence MLRLIGSFTVWASLALAVYGMIAGIAGVRTRNAALSRSARAASYTIFALMTVSNLAMIAALVTHDFSVEYVSQVGSRATPLFFTVISLWSALEGSILFWGWVLAGYTAAALYFTRDRLGPMGAYANATMLGIGAFFYLLLVRPADPWGLVSPAPMDGPGPNPLLQNHPLMAIHPPFLYLGYVGMSVPFSFAIGALLSGRLDDTWVRASRKWTVFAWSMLSLAIMAGMWWSYEVLGWGGYWAWDPVENASFLPWLTATAFLHSVMVQERRDMLRVWNLSLVISTFLLTILGTFLTRSGVISSVHAFTEGTIGLYFLSFIAFVLIFSLALLAGRSSELRKHGHLDSLLSRETVFMVNNLLLTAFTFTVLLGTLFPLVAEAVRGVKVTVGAPFFNRMTVPIMVALLFLMGVGPMLPWRVANVEELKRKLLIPTLAMVLTLGTALVLGMRDFWGLLAFAFAAFALTGNVQEYVRGTAARRRAQGGGWLRAFGGLINANPRRYGGYFAHVGLIIAAIGITASTVFRAERQATLRVGESVTIEQYTVRFDGMRTQQEPQRFVVGAHVTVFVEGTAVGTMFPRLNFYNMSAEPVATPAVRTRPNADLYLTLLAFNEQDGSTATLSVIVEPLVGWIWVGGFMVTIGALFGIWPRRRATPAPAGARKRAAGVA
- a CDS encoding cytochrome c maturation protein CcmE, producing the protein MKSRKGIGLAVALVLVLGAFGYMVYGGIGENLVYFLEPPELLARGEAAYDTPVRLGGMVVPGSVEWDAEAINLRFEMKGTGTETIEVHSSKAPPQMFRENMGVIVEGRLTRAGVFEASNLMVKHSNEYSPPAPGEDPHTKYRSLVQDQT
- a CDS encoding heme exporter protein CcmB gives rise to the protein MLATEARRVAAIAWKDATAERRTKANFNAVVFLAALILLLFGFALGPEVEALQRAAGGVIWLTVLFAGVLSFNRSYEQELENGALDMLLLYPGDRRSIFVGKLIANLAFVLLVEVILLPTAAFLYDLPIARFVLPLGAVIALGTLGFVTLGTFYAAMASRLRAREVLLPLLLFPMLIPLLVAAVEATGAVLAGDAMGDAGAWMRLLVVFDVVFLVAAFLAFEYVIEG
- the ccmA gene encoding heme ABC exporter ATP-binding protein CcmA — encoded protein: MSEGRSRTAPAADPAALELEGIVRRFGTRWVLRGISLRLEPGAVLALTGRNGSGKTTLLRLITTAIRPTRGSGRVFGQDLVREAPGVRDAVGILAHHAGLYEDLTAGENLAFALRMYGQRADSSAIGEALEEVGLGEERDERVRGFSAGMRRRLALARLLLRPPRLLLLDEPYASFDVDGIQLVNRFAARTASEGGAVIIATHELARGRGLIDRVVRIEDGRLADRDAQQELAAEQDFAWSHLQAVEGGT